A segment of the Panicum hallii strain FIL2 chromosome 1, PHallii_v3.1, whole genome shotgun sequence genome:
TGACGGGCTAGGCCCGCGGAGATGCCGATCTCCTCGTAGTGGGCTATTacgaccttctggtcgttgagcagttccttggcgatgatggaggataggcggtcgagcatgtggtggcgcgcgtccaccacgatgcacttggcgcacacgccgaaACCTGACACCATCGCACTGTGAGGCGACAGCGAGACGCTAAGGATCTGGACACCATAGCAGGAGGTatccctgtccgtatgtaccgacagattGTAATTGTATGCTTGGCAAAGACCCAAAAGACATTTAGAAAACCATTTTATTAAATTAATTATTGTTCTAAGGCTAGTCTCGGTGAAAGTTTCATAAGAAGTTTTATGAGCATTAAATGTTACGCCATATCAGCAAATTTGGTGATATGGCAGGGTCATtaagaggagagaggagagaggagggaattTTACGGGATGTGAATAAGTTTCATCACCATGACACTCCTCCAGCACAGTTACCAAGTTCTCAGTCTTGATAACTATGCAGTGAAAGTGTACATTGAGACTGGCCCAAGGTATTCTCAATGCGAGTTTCATCAGCATTAAATTATCTGCATTTTTTGATGATATTGTAAAAAGTTAATAAAGAGAGGTGAAATGAGTTTTATAGGGATGAAACCCTGTGTATATTATTTCCATAAAGTTTATATCTTGCATGTATCCTAGGAAACAACAAACAATGAAATTGTAATTGTAGAGGTGGTTTCATTGAAGGTTTCATCCAATTATATATGACATGGCAGCATTGGAAACACGACGTGAAACTTAGCACTGAGAATGGCTTAATGAACTAGTAGGTTGAATCTGAGTATCTGACGGGTCATTTTTCAGCTATTTTAATTGAGTTATCCAGCTCCACAAATCGCATCCATGAACCAGGGCTCCAGTCCTTAAGAATATCGAGATTATACTTTTAGAAGTATCTATATTCGATCAAGACTACATTGGCAGCTCCAAAATTAATGAAAACAGGTTGAATCAGTTAATGAGCGCACTAGGGTGTTCTTTCTACAGCAAAGTCTTTGTTTTCAATGATGCAGCTTAGGAGGATCTCAAACTCCCTTGTCCAAGTGATATATATGGGCCAGTCTTTGTTTTCTAAAAAAAACATGGTTTTGCAAAACTTCCTTTTAAAAAAGCAAAGCGTCAAAGTGATAAAACAAGTGGTATGAAAGATGAGCACTTTATTAACTCTTATGAAACTCAAAGTTCCACAATCATCGACAGGACAATGGAAAACACTGGAACTGAGCAACAACTTTGATCTCAGATACACTTTAAAACTTTAGATGCCATTAAGCATATTCTTCTTCTTGTGCCTTTGGCAGAAAGATTTGATCCTCTCAAGGCCATCCAGAAGAGAAGATGAATCAATGGCAAATGTTATGCGAACCCAGTTTTCCATTCCCAGAACACTCCCTGCATTGGAGGAACCCATGTAAGTCGAGTAATGTATACATATCGACTGTAAAATATGGACATTAATATCAACTAGTGTCTCAGAAATACATTAAATTTCCATACTCAAAATCTCGCAAGTACGAACATGTTTATTTCTCAGTCTCTTCTTTGGTAACTTATTGACATAGAAGTTGAAAAAAGGAAAAACATATATAATGCATTGCATTGTTTCATAGCAGTTTTGGGCACAATCAGTGAAGGTTTGCAATACTTGTAAACACTGGAACTAAACACAGGTAGAAACTAAATAAGCCTTTGCAGAAATAACTTTTAAAAATAATATATGCATCTCTAACTACCTGGGCACAAAATCACCGACTCTTCTTTTGCCAGCTTGCAGCAAAAATCAATGTCATCATGGATCCCCTCCAAAAGATATAAATTCAGCTTCACCTGTATATGACATCTCAATGTAAGCAAAATGACAAACAGACATCTCAAATGTATACATGTCTCTGTTTCATTTAACGTAGGTTGTGAGTAACGGATAATGTTAACGCGACTAATATAATTTTGATGACCAATAGCAATTAGCCTATTATAGTAAAATAAATTATAAGTATATAAATCACTTTCAGGTGTCAGATGCTCTAACACGATGCTTAGCTTCTGGATATCTTTTTTCATGTTACTAAATTAAAAAATATCGAACCACTAATAACATTGTTTAAAAAATTGCTTACCATCACAAACATGGAACCTTCTGGCTTGTGAGGACAAGTGATGCACTTTATGTCCTTTATTTCTCTATAACATATCTCTGATGTTTCCTCTAGCAGACCAATGATCCTCTTGAAGAAATCTTCCTTTGTGTTCTCAAGTATTTTTGGAAGTGCTCCCTAGTAAATACAACAGCAACTCTTACTTGTCTGAGATAAAACGGATAAGAAAATGCTGACAGGTAGAGGATAAAAAGAACCACTTCAAGCATGCGTAGTACAGATAGAGATAATGTCCCCATTTTCCAGCTCTCGTGCTTATGAAACTTGGAATATTTTCTATGAAATGATATTGAATTTTTCCTGGCATAGATCATGCGGCAGCAGTGCAGCACCATATACTTCAAAGTGAGGCACTATCAACTATTACGTCACTTCATTTTGAAAAGGAAGAAATATTTTACTTGACAAGTGAAACTTATTGTTACCAGAATCTACCATATTAACATAGAATCGTTTCGAAATACTTGAACTGGAGATCTGCCATGGCAAACTGGATGAGAAAAAGGTACAAGCCAAATGGTTACCTGAATGAAAGTTGCCGGATCAGTTGAAACATTAAGGAAGTTTGTGATTGATGTAAGAATCTGCAAAATTAAGATTGCTATGGTTAGTACGTAAAACAGCACGTGGCCTGGGCACTTTGAAATAAGTACACACTGATGACTCACCTTAGTTTGTTGTAGAATCTTCTTGGGGTCACAAGCAGCAACCCAGCCAAGTCTCCATCCAGGCACTATCCATCTCTTTGAGAGTGACCCTATGCTCAACACTGGGGCAATGTGCCCAAAGACGCCCATTGGGATGAACTGGGAGTCCCCAAAAACCAAGTTGCCATACACTTCATCAGCAATGACTAAGATCCCAAGCTTCCTTGCTGCCTCAGCAACCTAATGAAAACAATGGTATTAAAACATGCTTATACAGCATAATTTTATAAGCCATAAAAATCAAATAAAATAACTCGAGTCCATTTAAACGGCCAATGCAACGAAGCAGCCATACCTTGGTCAGATGTTCACGGGTGTACACACTCCCACAAGGGTTGTTGGGGTTGATGATGATCATTGCGGTGGTGTTCTTGTCAGCAATAGACTTCAGAGAGTCGATGTCGATTTCCCACCCCCTCTCAGGAATCAGATCGAAGCGGCGAACTTCTAAGTTGTTCAGCGCGGCGCGCGCCTCGTAGTTTGGATACCCCGGTCTTGGCAGCAGTATGTTGGTGCCCGGTTGGGCTAGAACTGAGATCACCACCTCGATGGCTTGAGTGCCTCCAGCGGTGAGGAAGATGTCGTCGGACGATAGGTCGTATGGAAGATCACGCGACAGGTGCTTCGCCAAAGCACTGTTATTTTTCCAGAAGCAACAGATTCAGTAGACATACAATTAGATGAGATTTAAATATAAACAAAACATGTCAGTCATTATTAGCAGGCGTGCAAAGTATAACAAAATCAAAACCTATTCAAAAGAAAACTCTAATAATTATTCCCTCCCTCTAAGTTATTAGtcattttaattttttaataTATAACTTTTACTCTATATCTACGTATATatttatatctagatgcatagtaaaGCTTATTAATCTAAAAAAAATCGAAACGACCGTTACGAAAGGGCAGTACCGACAAACATTGACATTTCATCCCTAAGCAACCCACCGTCAGGACGTTTTCCAAAGTACTATGAAGGAATTAAGACACGTCACTATCATCATAATAATCCACTTGTTCGCCCGTAATAAAACTGAACAGAAAGCGTCGCCTTTTGTTCCCTTGTTTGTCAGAAACGTCGTATGCTGAGGTTTGTGCTGATCTGGAGCAGCTAGCACTTGCCTAGAAGCACCCAGGGACCGTCACACGCAGACATGGCATGCCACGTCGGATGAATGCGTGGCACATGCCCGGGCATCCTGATTGGCGATGCCAGCGCCTGTcacgcggcgggcggaggcgagcgataggccggaggcggcggcctCGTGGAACCCAACCGCCGGCACGTGtttcaaaaaaataaagaaaaaatcAAGTTTCCTTGAGATTAGATTGATCCACGCGATGCGTTCATCCACAGGTCCCATGGTTGTTATCAGGTCGATGTTTAAACAAATTTCCAACATGCACGTCACATGACTGAAGTGCTTGTTTCCTACCACTAATAAAAAGGCTGGTATTTGCATTGGAAACGACCGGGCAGATATAGAATTTCTTTGTTTATAGGTGATGGGTCCTTCTCGTTTCTTGGCAGGTCTGAGGTTTCCAAACATGATGCATGGCCGGTGCACTGAAAAGCTGGATGGACAGACGAGACACACGCGCCGCTGTTGTACTGTGGTAACAAAACATcatcggcgggcggcggcacaaCACGGGGAacaacgcgcgcgcgcgcgtgtcgAGCGTCCAGGCACGGACGGGACGAGCAAGCGCATGGGGGACAGGCGTGCGTGGACAGGGGGCGTACGTACCGGCGTGCGTCGGGCAGGCCGACGCCGGCGGGGTAGCAGTTGAGCTTGCCCGTCcggagcgcggcggcgacggcttcCTCGGCCTCGGCGGCGGTGCGGAAGGCCGGGAACACGGAGGGGTCCCCGTGCGCCAGCGGCAGCACGGGCCGCGGGTCGCGCGCGTCCACGCTCGCGCTGATCTTGAACCGCACCGCGCGGATGCTCATCttgtcccccgccgccgccagcgcgcgCTCCTTCGCCGGCCGCGCGAACCGCCACTCCGCCGCCGCGTTGCCGTTCCCGTTGCCTTTGATGCCGTCCTCcgcggcacgggcggcggcgccgttcTGGTGGTGGGTCGTCGCCATGGGCAAACCGAGGAGACGACCGAGGTGGTGGTTTGTTTACCGCTTGCTGCTCTGGACTGGGTGGGCGGATTGGGTGCTTGGCGACTTGGTCCCCGACCAGTGTACCCTTAAATAGGAGGCCGCGGCTGGCCGGGTTCCCTTGACGGCTCGGGAGAGCGGCACGaatcgcgcgcgcgcgctgtcCTGCCCGGGCCGCGCGCTTTAAACCTGGCACCGTCCCCGGCACTTCAGCTCTGCTCCTTTTGGCGTCGAGTCCGTGGCACGAGTTGCGTGCCTACCTACTGGTACACACAGACACACCACCGATGCCCGTGGGGTACTCTAGTCCATTGCACGCCGCATGCATGATCCATGCAGTCCTGGCTTCCATTATCCCTGGGGATTAATCTAGTTGCTGGGCCATGAAGGCTGTTAATTAAGAGAGTAGTGGTCATGCAACTTTGTTAAGTCTCAGGGAGGGCGCGGGTTCGCTATCAGAGTGGACGTCACATGAATTCGGGCAACAATGCGATGAGAGAGTGTATAGAAAAAACCATCCACATAATAATTCACTAATTTGTAGTGTACATAGTCGGACTCTAGTCGTGGACTCGTGGTGGTAGTTGTGCCACACGAGTCAATGTTGTACGTACTCTGTGTGATATAAGCAGTTCCGCATTTATTCCAACTATTCTAAATTTGATCAAGTTTATTATGTAAAAACATAATAGTATttatgtgtggcagaaccaacctgaattataccggctcaagtacgcgagtccactccagagggctccaacgtgcttcaaacggtataatcccttggcctgtcgggtaacgtcccaataaaccactgatacacagaatcaaataaggttacctcacacgaaggtgagtccagagatacaatcaccatcacatttttacatcacagggatttacattacaagagttttcaaaagaagtacgaagtttcaaatttagagaaagattacaaactgttaaaactatggtttttggcagcggaaaacatacgcgatgatctacagcttgtcgtcaagacggatgtcatgctaagcccgggcacgacatcactcggtatcaccaatgttggtcggggacggatcccaatccacagaccaaccttctgggagagcaaagggccaaggcaagggaagagtagggtctccaagatattacctgcaaaacatataactagtaaggctaagtatactaatactcagcaaggcttacccggaattgggtatactttagcccgtaactagactcacgaaggcattgtaaaggttttgggtttattttcagctataAAGCAACTAAAAGttgatccttaatttcaacttttagctttcaaattctatgtgattattcattctaaataagcacttataactaagcaagcatggtagaaaCTTTAACCAAACATCCTCTTTGATAACAtcaaggttgctcttgttactcaatgtggtaaaggggataagcagtctcattcatcgtgagaggcggacgattcctgaatcgagattcaaccttgcaaggtaaacctaactcacacgcttggaacactaaagggtcgttccgaagcaaccgtttacctttcattccgactcgtggatcagatccaccacaagcgactgcaggaccatacgcacttccaaagtgcaggacgtacgtctgtagcgcgactacaaaacccgtactcctggtcgcccttgcaacatgtattcccacacgtcgaacataagtaaccagaagaagcaagacgagtggtgggaggtatgtccactcctcgggccgattggctactaggcttaccgcttaccatatttcgcggcatgtggttagtactttcaaacgcttaacccacactaccacacgctgcgaccttaacagattcaacaacacagacggggtatcacctcaaccatgatacctcaccaaactcccgtccggcattcttatagtgataacaggaatgtaaatattacaactcctatatcgcgcgaatgacagggaatcacccgacttctaccggtcctattagcatagcagctagtcggactcaagtgctaacattcaatacattggttcctaggaaaatgcaactagggtttttcatacaatttctaagaacttaatgcagagatagatataaataacataggttgcagtgtaaataaagtagggtttatgtccgggcttgcctttactggtggggctgaagttagagatgtcaatatcttccaaactttggttcggggcttcagttaatcccttggtgacattcacttggtcatcaggaacatcctctgcagactcctgggagatcttgtaggtaccgtgtgcggaagtagtcgtatctacatgccatgcaacatttcattcaaagtgtgcacataaaactaccttacttcacaatacagttgcaatccagcactcatataacacactattcacatcacaatcaaaaagatctggaactaaacttagatcgagctctaggtggacaactaattagaatcggctacttgttgagggttacaacagagccgactggaaacaacgggggtttagtcgattgaaaggtgcatcggttcctaattgatcgatgaaagcatcgattacttcagcagagaggtgtttcctaaagcaactatgtcttaactgagatgtgcttaagtgttatcctaggtaactaggtgtggttgtatcggctcgattacgtcaacacaacaattgagtgacgtacgattgaagtgtggttgagggtatatgatcgataggtaaatagccgatctctcagtcgataaatcggctgataaaagTGTGTGGATGAGGATGGGGAAAACTACGGATTGGTCGGCCATAATTGATAtgggaaaacaactagaatcggcttggatcggccgataacaagaatcttaaggtcatgcgtgcaactccgatacatcgtctaggtgcagccgatgtaggacagaacaaaggaattgtatcgacagtagccgatataagaaggataacaacctatcagctaatcagccgatgatagaaacatatcaaaagaaatgtatcggctgacagctgttacgcagaaacatcataggctcAAAGAAAatagatgctaagtggctgggttgataacctgacactgaagcatagctgtcgagatgtattagctaagcagcagatacacatgaactaatAAAGATTCTTATACGAAAGGACCtgaaggaaacggcaatcaagacaaggatgacgtcttgatggcaaggacatgagcactcatatgaaagaattaactaaatatcacacatctctacttaagacatatattctatggcttacttttcagctataacacaagcatacaatataaagcacaataaaacattcattccctaatatttgacctagaccacacatcaaagacttttaactcatgatcacacataaaatttgtagattttgacctaagaattcaaacaaaactgattttgtatttttatgaacttcttatgaaaatctatgaaatgtagaagttcactgagttgaaataaagaaagttctggaaatcttatagaaaacaccctagaactttttagattaaagcaattaagtccctggtcggggaaaacaaagaacatgaagataacgacgatattccggcaaagggatcgccggtattagaaagattcggcggatcagggcaaaccttggggtagccttggttttAGAGAAGAATAGGCGGAAAGCGAACtcccgcgatgaacagaatcggcgataagatgagctcgacgatgacgagactccgtgggtgacgaagaagcttgctggggattgtagtgggtagagaatggccgaagaggtaatccccgcggtgatttgtggtgatggtggttggttgagcgatcaacgagggtaggaactactggacgtcgtggacccctAGGACGAGACGACAGAGTCGGATTGGTTCGCTACGCCAACTCCtttgcgaacctcagggttttcctgcccacgggttgaacttcttctgctcacgcacgtgtgccactgaaacacgacCGGCATACCCGCGTAGCTTTCTGCAGAACTATCGTGCTTGGTTACATCTCTggtgcgccgcttctgctctgctcccgcaccaacggcccccagccGGCATGCGCAtggtcggttgccttgcatacgcacgcaCCTCTGTATgggtgaagggagctcgccgtgcctggctgcacctagcttctccgagctcgttgcatctggtcgccacctccgcttcgccgcctttctttccggctcgccgcgccataaccgTTCTTCCAcctccgcgaggaccgaggtCTATCTGCatcagggccgtgccttccgttgtcTTCCCCTCAACGGCTTCCGACGTCCTCCATACGCAGCCCTGCTGCTCCCGTGCGAAACCGCCCGCAACCgtcgcactgcagctcctcccacACCGCGCGCGACCTTCCTACACATCAACttggtcgcggcctgagctcgtcCAGCGGAGATACCGCTATGCGTTGCACGCCGTCGTCCTGCATGTAGTCGTCCTGCGCAGCAATTTCTCCTCCTCCTGTTACCGAACCTGCGCTCGCCCCGGTCTTGCCGCATCGCTTCCGCGCACAcccgaaccgcgtgcgttcttggcccgcgcTACACGTGCTGCGGTCACCTACGCCAGAACACCACCAGGTTCTCCACGCGCAGGGTCTTGCTGTTCTCATGCTAGTCCATGCCAAACTGCCGCGCCAGAGCTCCACCTGCACGCCCCAGCCCTGCACGCTTCGGGCCGTTTGCCTCCGCTTGGGTCTCGCTCCTGCGCTCGCACGCTTACACCGCCTGCACCGCGCACTCCATCGCGCTGCCGAACCGCGCTGTGCAGCCACTTCTGCTTGCCCTGCGTCTGCTCCTGTTTCCAGCGCGCGCTCTGCTCTAGCCTTTGCGTCAGCGCCGCCACTGCTTGCTTCAACACCTGTtcctgcccgcgcgcgctccccactctggcgcctgccgcgcgcgtgccacgcccgCTCGCCCGCTTCTGTGCGCTGCGCGCTCGCTCCCACGCGCCTGCGCCTGCCTGCACGCGTGCCTCCAGCGCCTGCCTCCgctcgctcctgggcccgccagcccgcgcctgcGCCTGGCCGCGGCCGCTCgcccaccggccgagccgcggccgcctgccgctgctgggcccgctgctcgccgctcgggcccctgcgcCTACCGCGGCCCGCgtgcgctcgcccgcgcgccaggacccggccgcgccgcgcactCCCGCGCGCCCGAACTGTcgcagccgcgccgccaccTTGCGcacgcgccgagccgcagccgcgcgcTCCGCTGCCAGCTCGCTCCACCCGCGCGGCGTCCGCACCCGCTGCcacgcacggccgagccgcagCCACCCGCGCCTGCTCGGCCCGAGCTTGCTCCGCCTGCGCCAGTGCCcgtggaggggagagagagggatgaCCGGGTGGATAAGGTTGGAGCCAGAGACATGCCACCGGTGTGGAGAAAAGGAAAGGCGCCAgtgagaagaaaaacagaggagaaagaggaATGGAATTCcctaaggacttatgcgcaattttagaaaactgcagggacctttctgtaaaacataaatttcccATTactctaaaaccctaa
Coding sequences within it:
- the LOC112878152 gene encoding nicotianamine aminotransferase A-like, whose translation is MATTHHQNGAAARAAEDGIKGNGNGNAAAEWRFARPAKERALAAAGDKMSIRAVRFKISASVDARDPRPVLPLAHGDPSVFPAFRTAAEAEEAVAAALRTGKLNCYPAGVGLPDARRALAKHLSRDLPYDLSSDDIFLTAGGTQAIEVVISVLAQPGTNILLPRPGYPNYEARAALNNLEVRRFDLIPERGWEIDIDSLKSIADKNTTAMIIINPNNPCGSVYTREHLTKVAEAARKLGILVIADEVYGNLVFGDSQFIPMGVFGHIAPVLSIGSLSKRWIVPGWRLGWVAACDPKKILQQTKILTSITNFLNVSTDPATFIQGALPKILENTKEDFFKRIIGLLEETSEICYREIKDIKCITCPHKPEGSMFVMVKLNLYLLEGIHDDIDFCCKLAKEESVILCPGSVLGMENWVRITFAIDSSSLLDGLERIKSFCQRHKKKNMLNGI